One Leptospira semungkisensis DNA segment encodes these proteins:
- a CDS encoding enoyl-CoA hydratase/isomerase family protein — protein sequence MSFEHLLLDNRNGLLVVTLNRPEMNNALNIKIRDELESIFSDSKNDPAVKGILLTANGKNFCSGYDLQEVIDTKLDSFRHRILEYHYELYSYPKPVISVLKGFCSAGGFDLALCGDYIIAEKKTFLFRPEIRFGGPPLITTLARKVGPTKALSLTLLGDPIRVQDAVSLGIVDELYTGEDIVHHGLKVLEKMCRWNTDLIRAEKEISNNFFMGNLYENLKKEFDIFAKFLENPNFLSIILEYSKSINQKVE from the coding sequence ATGAGCTTTGAACATCTACTCTTGGACAATAGAAACGGCTTACTTGTTGTGACCTTGAATCGGCCGGAAATGAACAACGCGCTGAACATCAAGATCAGAGACGAACTCGAATCTATCTTTTCCGATTCTAAAAATGATCCTGCGGTAAAAGGTATTTTGCTTACTGCTAACGGCAAAAATTTCTGTAGTGGCTATGATCTTCAGGAAGTGATAGATACCAAATTAGATTCTTTCCGTCATCGTATTTTAGAATATCATTATGAACTATATTCTTATCCGAAACCGGTGATCAGCGTTCTGAAAGGATTTTGTTCCGCTGGAGGTTTCGACCTGGCGCTCTGCGGAGATTATATTATTGCCGAAAAGAAAACATTTCTTTTTAGACCGGAAATCCGCTTTGGAGGCCCTCCCCTTATCACCACTTTGGCTAGAAAAGTAGGACCTACAAAAGCATTGTCTCTCACCTTATTAGGAGATCCGATCCGAGTACAAGATGCGGTTTCCTTAGGTATAGTGGACGAGCTATATACTGGAGAAGATATCGTACATCATGGACTAAAAGTCCTAGAAAAGATGTGCCGTTGGAATACCGATCTAATCCGAGCGGAAAAAGAGATCTCAAATAATTTCTTTATGGGAAATCTTTATGAAAACCTAAAGAAAGAGTTCGATATATTCGCGAAATTCTTAGAAAATCCGAATTTCCTTTCGATCATTTTAGAATATTCGAAATCCATAAATCAAAAAGTAGAATAA
- a CDS encoding haloalkane dehalogenase has product MQTFLETPTGSFANLTDYPFSPNYIQLKEFKMHYVDEGPKDAQETILLLHGEPSWSYLYRKMVPPLAMKGYRVIAPDLIGFGKSDKPTDANIFTYENHINWLKEFIVALDLKRITLFCQDWGGLLGLRAVADLDSRFSRVCASNTFLPTGDIPPKEGFLKWLSFSQEVSKLPIGKIIQNGCVTKLSAEVVKAYDSPFPDESYKVAARKFPTLVPISSDNPESEKNRQAWLFYKNWKKPFITMFSDSDPITKGGDIFFRRMIPGAKGQKHTTIEGAGHFLQEEKGELLADLLSQFIESNPS; this is encoded by the coding sequence ATGCAAACTTTTTTAGAAACTCCTACAGGCTCTTTTGCGAATTTAACGGATTATCCTTTTTCTCCTAATTATATACAGTTGAAAGAATTCAAAATGCATTATGTGGACGAAGGGCCTAAGGATGCGCAAGAAACAATCCTACTCTTGCACGGGGAACCGAGTTGGTCTTATCTATATAGAAAGATGGTCCCTCCTCTTGCAATGAAAGGTTACAGAGTTATTGCTCCGGATCTGATCGGTTTCGGAAAATCTGATAAACCAACGGATGCAAATATATTTACGTATGAGAATCATATAAACTGGTTGAAAGAGTTTATTGTCGCTCTCGATCTAAAACGGATCACTTTGTTCTGTCAGGATTGGGGAGGTCTACTCGGTCTTAGAGCAGTTGCAGACTTGGACTCTCGTTTTAGTAGGGTCTGTGCTTCCAACACTTTCTTGCCTACAGGAGATATTCCTCCTAAAGAAGGTTTTTTAAAGTGGCTGAGTTTTTCACAAGAGGTGAGTAAACTTCCGATTGGGAAGATCATTCAGAATGGATGTGTAACTAAATTGAGTGCAGAAGTGGTCAAAGCCTACGACTCTCCTTTTCCGGATGAGTCATACAAGGTTGCTGCTCGTAAATTCCCGACCCTGGTTCCGATCTCCTCCGACAATCCTGAATCGGAGAAGAACAGACAGGCTTGGCTCTTCTATAAAAACTGGAAGAAACCTTTTATCACAATGTTTAGTGATTCGGATCCCATTACGAAGGGAGGAGACATCTTTTTTAGGAGAATGATCCCTGGAGCAAAAGGACAAAAACATACAACCATCGAAGGTGCAGGTCATTTCTTACAAGAAGAGAAGGGGGAGCTCTTGGCGGATTTACTCTCTCAGTTCATTGAAAGCAACCCTTCTTGA
- a CDS encoding MBL fold metallo-hydrolase, with the protein MYIRKSRKLTKYALILLVLITLLVLSQTACLSSFGGTPSGARLERMKTSKMYKDGQFENDPFVPNVVPGTYSNILRRQLFGSEQRTPPSPIPVLHPNLKDFSEPLSTGLRAIWFGHSSVLVEIDGVRIFTDPVLSQKVSPFEDIGPERFFQPPIALADLPPIDAVVISHDHYDHLDRDVALHLTKKGTKYFVPLGVGAHLEAWGIPLDRIVELDWWQKENTKNVEIVCTPAVHYSGRGLFNRKSTLWSSWSAIGPKHRFYHSGDSGFSPHFAEIGKRLGPFDLTSIKIGAYDWTWEGIHMNPEQALQAHLDLKGQFMLPVHWATFNLAIHSWDEPIFRTKEGAEKNQIRLLTPKPGQWVIPGENFVSESWWEQVK; encoded by the coding sequence ATGTACATTCGGAAATCTCGTAAATTAACAAAATACGCTCTCATCCTTTTAGTTTTGATTACCCTACTCGTTTTATCTCAAACTGCTTGTTTAAGCTCCTTCGGAGGAACTCCAAGCGGAGCACGATTGGAAAGAATGAAGACTTCCAAAATGTATAAGGACGGACAGTTTGAAAACGATCCTTTTGTTCCGAATGTAGTTCCAGGCACTTATTCAAATATCTTACGCAGACAATTATTCGGATCGGAACAGAGGACTCCCCCTTCTCCCATTCCAGTTCTTCATCCTAATCTTAAAGATTTTTCTGAACCCCTCAGCACAGGTTTAAGAGCAATCTGGTTTGGCCATTCTTCCGTTCTAGTCGAAATAGATGGAGTTCGCATTTTTACGGATCCAGTTCTTTCTCAAAAAGTTTCGCCCTTCGAAGACATAGGACCGGAGAGGTTCTTTCAACCTCCGATTGCGTTAGCCGATTTGCCTCCTATAGACGCAGTAGTGATATCGCACGATCATTATGATCATTTGGATAGGGACGTTGCTCTTCATTTAACGAAAAAAGGCACGAAGTATTTTGTTCCTCTGGGAGTTGGTGCTCATTTAGAGGCTTGGGGAATTCCTTTGGATCGGATCGTAGAACTGGACTGGTGGCAAAAAGAGAATACTAAGAATGTCGAAATCGTTTGCACTCCGGCAGTTCATTATTCGGGAAGAGGTTTATTCAATCGTAAATCCACTCTTTGGTCCTCTTGGAGTGCCATCGGTCCAAAGCACCGATTTTATCACAGCGGTGACTCCGGCTTCTCTCCTCATTTTGCAGAGATCGGAAAACGTCTTGGTCCTTTCGATCTGACCTCGATCAAGATCGGAGCTTATGATTGGACTTGGGAAGGAATTCATATGAATCCGGAACAAGCATTGCAGGCTCATCTAGATTTAAAAGGTCAATTCATGCTGCCCGTCCACTGGGCAACATTCAATTTAGCGATCCATTCCTGGGATGAGCCTATCTTTAGAACGAAAGAAGGAGCCGAAAAAAATCAAATTCGTTTACTCACTCCTAAGCCAGGACAATGGGTAATACCCGGAGAGAATTTCGTCTCGGAATCCTGGTGGGAGCAAGTGAAATAG
- a CDS encoding MFS transporter → MESVATATRSKTVTNEIFLIFLLASIQFTNIMDFMIMFPLQDYFLKQFHINTAMFSLILSSYSFAAAIAALVGANFIDRFNRKSAAIFLYSGFLIGTALCAVAHTYSFLLIARVIAGIFGGMMSGIVLSIIGDVFPIEKRGKAMGGVMGAFSAASVLGVPSGIRIAIHFGWNYTFGFIVAIGIPILAFAILYLPSLPSKMEKTPIADFSQLGKVLSDPAHLRALVFFMAVILGGFTVVTSIAVYMERNMGFSKHDVSRIYEIGGICTFASSWLVGFLSDKFGKHRIFMFLVLLAILPILSITHLPQDLPVPLALVVTTFFMILVSGRVIPAMALMTSSIRPEIRGSFMSVNSSMQSVATGLGALLAGAILVQLPNGTFERFDIVGYLAVGFNLLALYLSRKVKVVS, encoded by the coding sequence ATGGAATCGGTCGCAACCGCAACTCGCTCAAAAACAGTAACTAACGAAATATTCTTAATCTTTCTTTTAGCAAGCATACAGTTCACAAACATCATGGACTTCATGATTATGTTTCCTCTTCAGGATTACTTCTTGAAGCAGTTTCATATTAATACTGCGATGTTCTCCTTAATTTTATCATCTTATTCTTTCGCGGCTGCGATCGCTGCGCTAGTTGGGGCTAACTTTATCGATCGCTTCAATCGTAAATCGGCTGCCATCTTTTTGTATTCCGGCTTCTTGATCGGAACGGCGCTTTGTGCCGTTGCGCATACTTATAGTTTTCTTTTGATCGCTCGCGTCATTGCCGGAATTTTCGGTGGAATGATGAGCGGAATCGTTCTTTCTATCATAGGCGACGTGTTTCCTATTGAGAAAAGAGGGAAGGCAATGGGTGGAGTGATGGGAGCTTTCTCTGCTGCTTCGGTATTAGGAGTTCCTTCAGGGATACGCATCGCAATTCATTTCGGCTGGAACTATACTTTTGGATTCATTGTAGCAATTGGAATTCCGATCTTAGCCTTTGCCATATTGTATTTACCTAGTTTGCCTTCTAAAATGGAGAAGACTCCAATTGCCGACTTCAGTCAGTTGGGTAAGGTTCTGTCCGATCCGGCTCACCTGAGAGCTTTAGTCTTCTTTATGGCCGTGATCCTAGGGGGGTTCACTGTAGTAACTTCGATCGCCGTTTATATGGAAAGGAATATGGGCTTCTCCAAGCATGATGTAAGCCGTATTTACGAAATCGGTGGGATATGTACGTTTGCTTCTTCTTGGTTAGTAGGTTTCCTATCTGATAAATTTGGAAAGCATAGGATCTTCATGTTCCTTGTCCTTCTTGCGATTTTACCGATTCTCTCGATCACTCATCTTCCTCAGGACTTGCCAGTGCCTTTGGCGCTCGTGGTGACCACCTTCTTCATGATCTTGGTTTCCGGTCGGGTGATTCCTGCAATGGCTTTGATGACTTCTTCCATTCGACCTGAGATCCGTGGAAGCTTCATGTCCGTGAATTCCAGCATGCAAAGTGTTGCGACGGGCCTGGGAGCTTTGTTAGCCGGTGCTATACTAGTTCAGTTGCCAAATGGAACTTTCGAAAGATTTGATATTGTAGGATATCTTGCGGTTGGCTTTAATCTTCTCGCTCTTTATCTCTCCAGAAAAGTAAAAGTAGTCTCCTAA
- a CDS encoding GGDEF domain-containing protein — MKIRKFIAEDFSYSKSGEIRKLRSLDNDKSIRVLSSFILLISVILLFQNLFLPDTQTVPNLQFLYGMCFGSSALISGFMLAILALKDLQGKKLSHFTTVSYVIALTMTTTSTTLVDFSHITDYSAYCFGLLMLPLFIRASLFTYTFIVLLNFSWFVIGFVYVLGNEFNLPTVTPIIAFSIASLGGAISVESARLKGNILQLQLEESNRNLKELSHKDSLTGLFNRRHLMESLHTLLSASRRYDFPLSVLLLDLDHFKKANDSLGHQAGDKLLASIGRLLSGLVRDCDVAARYGGEEFCVVLSNTNREGARFVAERIRTRIENETFDDIPWKITVSIGVATRETDESSEDFLKAADLKLYESKAAGRNRVSA, encoded by the coding sequence ATGAAAATTAGAAAGTTCATAGCGGAAGATTTTTCCTATTCGAAATCGGGTGAAATTCGAAAACTCAGGTCCTTGGATAACGATAAGTCCATCAGGGTTTTAAGTTCTTTTATTCTACTAATCTCTGTTATCTTACTCTTTCAAAATCTATTCTTACCGGACACTCAAACCGTCCCTAATCTTCAATTCTTGTATGGAATGTGCTTCGGATCCTCGGCTTTGATTTCTGGATTCATGTTGGCAATTTTAGCCCTTAAGGATCTACAGGGAAAGAAACTGTCTCATTTCACTACTGTTTCTTATGTGATTGCTTTAACGATGACAACAACGTCCACCACCTTGGTCGACTTCTCCCATATCACAGACTATTCTGCTTATTGTTTTGGTCTTCTTATGCTGCCTCTATTTATTCGAGCTAGCCTCTTCACTTATACATTCATTGTTCTTTTGAATTTTTCATGGTTTGTGATTGGATTCGTGTATGTATTGGGGAATGAATTCAATCTACCTACAGTCACTCCGATCATTGCATTCTCTATAGCAAGTTTAGGAGGTGCGATCAGTGTAGAAAGTGCTCGTCTTAAAGGCAATATACTTCAACTTCAATTAGAAGAATCTAATCGGAACTTGAAAGAGCTTTCTCATAAGGATTCTTTAACAGGTCTATTCAATCGCAGACATTTAATGGAGTCCCTCCATACTCTCCTTTCTGCATCCAGAAGATATGATTTTCCTTTATCCGTTCTACTTTTAGATCTCGATCATTTCAAGAAGGCAAATGATTCCTTAGGACATCAAGCGGGAGATAAACTTCTCGCAAGTATAGGTCGTCTTTTATCCGGTCTAGTTCGGGATTGTGATGTAGCGGCTCGTTATGGCGGGGAAGAATTCTGCGTAGTACTTTCGAATACCAACCGAGAAGGCGCAAGATTCGTTGCAGAAAGAATCCGAACAAGGATCGAGAACGAAACCTTTGACGATATCCCTTGGAAGATCACCGTGAGTATAGGAGTCGCGACTCGAGAGACCGACGAAAGCTCAGAAGACTTCCTAAAGGCTGCCGACTTAAAACTATATGAGTCCAAGGCAGCAGGAAGAAATCGGGTTTCAGCCTAA
- a CDS encoding protein meaA, whose translation MEKKDHILYDKSGNPSKEPAWIFRTYAGHTNAKESNELFRKNLAKGQTGLSIAFDLPTQCGYSSDHAIARPEIGKVGVPINTLEDFRILFDQIPIEEMNTSMTINGTSMWLLSLYVALAEERGEDVSKLQGTTQNDIIKEYLARGTYIFPPEHSIRIIVDMYEYCLKRIPKWNPSNICSYHLQEAGATPVQELAFALATGMAILDAVKDRNCFTHDEFEQCVGRISFFVNAGIRFIEEMCKMRAFSDMWEEITKGIYEVKSEKYRRFRYGVQVNSLGLTEEQPENNAWRILIEALGVTLSRDSRCRALQLPAWNEALSLPRPWDQQWSLRLQQVLAYETDLLEYPDLFEGSKVVESKVRDLIDNANKEIAKIKEMGGAIKAIENGYMKAQLVKSQAERLAKINNDELIIVGKNKWKEGIPSPLTNDPDGGIFKVDPKSAEQTLKVLADVKAKRDSKKVEETLARLEDDARNGKNLMFASVECAKALVTTGEWSDTLRKVFGEYRPSTGVEGQKLNLESEKVVGVRAKVEKFLKSTGARPKIVVGKPGLDGHSNGAEMIAVSAKHAGFDVIYSGIRLTPEEIVQSAVEENANVIGVSILSGSHVELAEQIFAELKHYKADIPVVFGGIIPQPDFDKLHKIGVKAIFTPKDYDLMDVMDRIIEIVSQVPASV comes from the coding sequence ATGGAAAAAAAAGACCATATCCTGTACGATAAGTCGGGAAACCCGAGCAAAGAGCCCGCTTGGATTTTCAGAACCTACGCAGGTCACACCAACGCCAAGGAGTCCAACGAACTCTTTCGTAAAAACCTGGCAAAAGGCCAAACAGGCTTATCCATCGCCTTTGACCTTCCTACTCAATGCGGGTATAGCTCCGATCATGCGATTGCAAGACCCGAAATCGGAAAAGTAGGAGTTCCTATCAATACTCTCGAAGACTTCCGGATCCTATTTGATCAGATCCCGATCGAGGAAATGAACACCTCGATGACCATTAACGGGACTTCTATGTGGCTTCTTTCCCTGTATGTGGCGCTTGCCGAAGAAAGAGGAGAAGACGTCTCCAAGCTGCAAGGCACGACTCAAAACGACATAATCAAAGAATACTTGGCGAGAGGGACCTATATCTTCCCGCCGGAACATTCCATCCGAATTATCGTGGATATGTACGAATATTGTTTGAAGAGGATCCCAAAATGGAACCCATCCAATATTTGCTCGTACCACTTGCAAGAAGCGGGAGCAACTCCCGTACAAGAGTTGGCATTCGCTCTTGCGACCGGGATGGCAATTCTAGACGCAGTTAAAGACAGAAACTGCTTCACTCACGACGAATTCGAGCAGTGCGTTGGTAGGATCTCCTTCTTCGTAAATGCAGGGATTCGTTTCATCGAAGAAATGTGCAAGATGCGCGCCTTCTCCGATATGTGGGAAGAGATCACCAAAGGAATTTATGAGGTTAAGAGCGAGAAATATCGCCGCTTCCGCTATGGAGTTCAAGTAAACTCTCTTGGTCTCACAGAAGAACAGCCGGAGAACAATGCTTGGAGAATTTTGATCGAGGCATTGGGAGTCACTCTGAGCCGAGATTCAAGATGCCGAGCACTGCAACTTCCTGCTTGGAACGAAGCACTTTCCCTTCCTCGTCCTTGGGACCAACAATGGTCTCTTCGTTTGCAGCAAGTTCTCGCGTACGAAACCGATCTTTTAGAATATCCTGACCTATTCGAAGGCTCCAAAGTAGTAGAAAGCAAAGTCAGAGATTTGATCGACAATGCGAACAAAGAGATCGCAAAGATCAAAGAAATGGGCGGAGCGATCAAGGCGATCGAGAACGGATACATGAAGGCTCAGCTTGTTAAATCCCAAGCGGAGAGATTGGCAAAGATCAATAACGACGAACTCATTATCGTGGGTAAGAACAAATGGAAGGAAGGAATCCCTTCCCCTCTTACAAACGATCCTGACGGTGGTATCTTTAAAGTAGATCCTAAATCTGCAGAGCAAACTTTGAAAGTTCTAGCGGATGTTAAAGCTAAGAGAGATTCTAAGAAAGTAGAAGAGACACTCGCTCGCTTAGAAGACGATGCTCGAAACGGCAAGAACCTGATGTTCGCTTCCGTAGAATGTGCAAAGGCTCTGGTTACTACAGGAGAATGGTCGGACACTCTACGCAAGGTATTCGGAGAATATCGTCCTTCTACAGGCGTAGAAGGTCAGAAACTGAATCTGGAATCTGAGAAGGTAGTTGGCGTCCGCGCGAAAGTAGAAAAGTTCCTGAAAAGCACAGGTGCAAGACCTAAGATCGTAGTCGGTAAACCTGGGTTAGACGGTCATTCCAACGGCGCAGAGATGATCGCGGTTTCTGCAAAGCACGCGGGATTCGACGTGATCTATTCCGGTATCCGATTAACTCCGGAAGAAATCGTTCAGTCTGCGGTAGAAGAGAATGCGAATGTGATCGGAGTATCTATTCTCTCCGGTTCTCATGTGGAACTTGCAGAGCAAATCTTTGCGGAACTGAAGCATTATAAAGCGGATATACCTGTGGTCTTCGGTGGAATTATTCCTCAACCTGACTTCGATAAACTTCACAAGATAGGCGTGAAAGCTATCTTTACTCCTAAAGACTATGATCTGATGGATGTGATGGATCGAATCATCGAAATCGTTTCCCAGGTTCCAGCCTCAGTCTAA
- a CDS encoding sodium:solute symporter family protein codes for MLGLFVILYICLTILIGAVASRFVKSSQDYVLAGRRLPLLLASSALFATWFGSETLMGASSKFVDGGILAVIEDPFGAALCLFLVGIFFAKPLYRMNILTFGDLYKNRFGRKVEFLSALFMIPSYFGWIAAQLVAMGIVIHTLFGFDIYVGILLASIVVLIYTYIGGMWAISITDFMQTILIIVGLAVLVWDLQDKAGGFQTVLATAQPGFFSFFPPMRMDAILAYIAAWMTIGLGSIPQQDIFQRVMSSKSEKVAVYSSFLGGGMYLTIAFLPLLAGYFARRVYPEIAAGDNQMILPNVVLVHSTLLIQILFFGALLSAILSTASGAILAPASVLGENLIRPALKDPSEKLLLRVMRFSVLIVTIVSVGMALSETNIYQLVADSSSISLVSLFVPLIAALFWKKANASGAVYAMFSGMIVWLVLKFFGPEWLPATIPALGVSFLGQYLGRFFAFSYLEEGLG; via the coding sequence TTGCTAGGTTTATTCGTAATCTTATACATTTGTCTTACTATTCTCATTGGGGCCGTTGCTTCCAGATTCGTTAAAAGTTCCCAGGACTATGTCCTAGCGGGCAGAAGACTTCCTCTGCTTCTGGCATCTTCTGCATTATTTGCCACTTGGTTCGGTTCGGAAACCTTGATGGGAGCCTCCTCTAAATTTGTAGACGGAGGGATCTTGGCGGTCATCGAAGATCCTTTCGGAGCTGCGTTGTGTTTGTTCTTGGTAGGGATCTTTTTTGCAAAGCCTCTATATCGAATGAACATACTTACCTTCGGAGATTTGTACAAGAATAGATTCGGTCGTAAGGTGGAATTTCTTTCCGCGCTTTTTATGATCCCTTCTTATTTCGGATGGATTGCGGCCCAGTTAGTAGCTATGGGAATTGTGATCCATACGCTCTTTGGTTTTGATATCTATGTAGGGATCCTTCTCGCCTCCATCGTAGTATTAATATATACTTATATAGGTGGAATGTGGGCAATTTCGATCACTGACTTCATGCAGACAATCCTGATCATAGTTGGCTTAGCAGTATTGGTTTGGGATCTGCAAGACAAGGCGGGAGGATTTCAAACTGTCCTCGCGACTGCGCAACCTGGCTTCTTCTCCTTCTTTCCGCCCATGAGAATGGATGCGATCCTGGCTTATATTGCGGCTTGGATGACGATAGGGCTTGGCTCTATTCCCCAGCAGGATATCTTTCAAAGGGTGATGTCCTCTAAGTCGGAAAAGGTTGCCGTGTATTCTTCTTTTCTGGGAGGAGGAATGTACTTAACGATCGCTTTCTTACCCTTGCTTGCCGGATATTTTGCAAGAAGGGTGTATCCGGAAATTGCCGCCGGGGACAATCAGATGATCCTTCCGAACGTAGTATTAGTACATTCTACTTTACTGATACAGATCCTATTTTTCGGTGCATTGCTTTCTGCGATCTTAAGCACAGCTTCCGGAGCAATTCTTGCACCGGCTTCGGTATTGGGAGAGAATTTGATCCGGCCAGCGCTTAAGGATCCATCCGAAAAATTGCTTTTGAGAGTGATGAGGTTTTCCGTATTAATCGTAACGATCGTTTCTGTAGGAATGGCATTGAGCGAAACCAATATCTATCAACTCGTGGCGGACTCTTCTTCCATTAGCCTTGTGTCTTTATTTGTACCTTTGATTGCTGCTCTGTTTTGGAAGAAGGCAAACGCGAGCGGGGCTGTATACGCAATGTTCTCCGGAATGATCGTTTGGTTGGTATTAAAATTTTTCGGGCCGGAATGGCTCCCGGCCACCATACCTGCGTTAGGCGTCAGCTTCTTGGGACAATATTTGGGGAGATTCTTTGCTTTTTCCTACTTGGAAGAAGGGTTAGGCTGA
- a CDS encoding patatin-like phospholipase family protein: MKRALILSGGGARGAYHAGVLKYLEEINFKPDVVCGTSVGAITASALGCGMNAAGIIELWKSIEIQKVMKYSIWNDFLDLIFRRFSPLADTTPLKYLLYSQLDFRKLRKNPMEVIITAVNILTAELVFFGNKDIDIEHVMASSAIPLIFPWQYVDGKPHWDGGVMANVPILPAVERGAKEIVVVLLSPVGGVNMGLPRSRREGLERVFELSLIGSFQTIMANLQYQKKKKEKKRGFTRSLSLLSFSEPEKSDYKIRVIGPRTSLGFGSILNFSQVQADYLISRGYEDAKVQFGED; the protein is encoded by the coding sequence ATGAAGAGAGCTTTGATCTTATCGGGTGGAGGAGCCAGAGGGGCCTATCACGCCGGCGTATTGAAGTATTTAGAAGAGATCAATTTCAAACCAGATGTGGTTTGTGGAACGTCCGTAGGAGCTATAACAGCCAGCGCACTCGGATGCGGAATGAACGCTGCGGGAATTATCGAGCTATGGAAATCCATAGAGATCCAAAAGGTAATGAAGTATTCCATTTGGAATGATTTCTTGGACCTGATCTTTCGCCGATTTTCCCCTTTGGCAGATACAACTCCCTTAAAATACCTGCTCTATTCTCAACTTGATTTTCGAAAGCTAAGAAAGAATCCGATGGAAGTGATCATCACTGCAGTGAACATATTGACAGCTGAGTTGGTGTTCTTCGGGAATAAGGACATAGATATAGAACATGTCATGGCTTCTTCCGCCATACCATTGATCTTCCCTTGGCAATATGTAGATGGCAAGCCACATTGGGACGGGGGTGTGATGGCTAACGTTCCTATTCTTCCCGCAGTAGAAAGAGGCGCCAAAGAAATCGTAGTAGTCTTACTCTCGCCGGTGGGCGGAGTGAATATGGGATTGCCAAGAAGCAGAAGAGAAGGATTGGAGCGAGTCTTCGAACTTTCTTTGATTGGGTCCTTTCAAACCATTATGGCAAACTTGCAATACCAGAAAAAGAAAAAAGAGAAGAAAAGAGGCTTCACAAGATCTTTGTCTCTCCTTTCCTTTTCGGAACCGGAGAAGTCGGATTACAAGATTCGAGTCATAGGACCGAGGACTTCTTTAGGATTCGGAAGTATATTAAATTTTTCTCAAGTCCAAGCGGATTATCTGATCAGCCGAGGATATGAAGACGCAAAGGTTCAATTCGGAGAAGATTAA
- a CDS encoding class I SAM-dependent methyltransferase, which yields MRKKQEDSDYIAYGANGQPFEISYWDEIYGSGKDVDASFNAKEHAKYIKSLFDLMQLEPRSIADFGFGKGLLLKEFVKIFQPNRIFAVDPSEEMVDAIAKQKWIRGYNLSFLHSTIQDLELKHFNFPPFDLGVCNSVVQYIEEKQLPKVFEKLHKLVNYLYFTVPTKNDYDRMKKEIYFTDPYAYQRSKKYYEKLIKPYFRRVAFNLLESRIVQDSQFCDELFVEE from the coding sequence ATGAGGAAAAAACAAGAAGACTCGGACTATATCGCCTATGGCGCCAATGGGCAGCCGTTTGAAATTTCCTATTGGGACGAAATATACGGAAGCGGAAAGGATGTAGATGCTTCCTTTAACGCCAAAGAACATGCAAAATATATAAAGTCCCTTTTTGATCTGATGCAGCTAGAGCCTAGGAGCATCGCCGATTTCGGATTCGGAAAAGGGTTATTATTGAAGGAATTTGTAAAGATATTCCAGCCGAATCGCATTTTTGCAGTAGATCCTTCCGAAGAGATGGTAGATGCGATTGCAAAGCAGAAATGGATCAGAGGATATAATCTTTCCTTTTTGCATTCTACCATTCAGGATCTGGAACTAAAACATTTCAATTTTCCACCTTTCGATCTGGGCGTCTGCAATTCTGTAGTGCAGTACATTGAGGAAAAACAACTGCCTAAGGTCTTTGAAAAACTTCATAAACTAGTGAATTATCTCTATTTCACCGTTCCGACAAAGAACGACTATGATAGAATGAAGAAAGAGATCTATTTTACCGATCCGTATGCCTACCAAAGATCCAAGAAATATTACGAAAAATTGATCAAACCTTATTTCAGAAGAGTCGCCTTCAATCTTCTCGAGAGTAGGATCGTGCAGGACAGTCAGTTCTGCGACGAGTTGTTTGTAGAAGAGTAA